A window of Vicinamibacterales bacterium contains these coding sequences:
- a CDS encoding tetratricopeptide repeat protein — protein sequence MPAQTGLAGRYFDGRGVPQDEAEAVRWYRLAAEQGDAEVLRWLHQTAEQGSIPAQGNLGEMYAAGRGVAPDVVQAHLWLSLAAVRASADQREAYGAARDVVAQRMTREELAGAQRRALAWEAAHPPPPQ from the coding sequence CTGCCAGCGCAGACCGGGCTCGCGGGCCGGTATTTCGACGGCCGGGGTGTACCGCAGGATGAAGCGGAGGCGGTGCGGTGGTACCGGCTGGCGGCCGAGCAGGGAGATGCCGAGGTATTAAGGTGGCTGCATCAGACTGCCGAGCAGGGCTCAATTCCGGCGCAAGGGAATCTGGGGGAGATGTATGCCGCCGGACGCGGGGTGGCGCCGGATGTGGTGCAGGCGCACCTGTGGCTGAGTCTTGCAGCGGTCCGAGCTTCGGCGGATCAGCGTGAGGCTTACGGTGCCGCTCGAGATGTCGTTGCCCAGCGCATGACCCGCGAGGAACTTGCTGGTGCCCAACGTCGCGCGCTCGCATGGGAGGCCGCACACCCGCCTCCCCCGCAGTGA